The following are from one region of the Streptomyces tuirus genome:
- a CDS encoding DUF881 domain-containing protein: MSNSADSPGTGSTPERARRFRPVRILTAAVFALAGLIFFTSFDTAKGTNIRTDSSLLKLSDLIHERSRENGELDETNGTLRQDIEALAERDDGSTKAEDDKLTALEKRAGTQRLKGDSLTVTLNDAPPDATAKLPGYPEPQPDYLVIHQQDLQAVVNAMWQGGAKGIKVMDQRLISTSAVRCVGNTLILQGRVYSPPYKITAVGDPDKLQKALAASPAIQNYMVYVNVYGLGWKVEENGPVTLPGYSGTVDLHYAKPVEQ, from the coding sequence TTGAGCAATTCTGCCGACTCCCCCGGGACGGGATCCACCCCTGAGCGCGCGCGCCGTTTCCGCCCGGTGCGTATCCTCACGGCGGCCGTGTTCGCTCTCGCGGGGCTCATCTTCTTCACCAGCTTCGACACCGCCAAGGGCACCAACATCCGGACGGACAGTTCGCTGCTGAAGCTGTCCGACCTGATCCATGAGCGCAGCCGGGAGAACGGCGAGCTGGACGAGACCAACGGCACGCTGCGGCAGGACATAGAGGCTCTCGCCGAGCGTGACGACGGCAGCACCAAGGCGGAGGACGACAAGCTCACGGCGCTGGAGAAGCGTGCGGGTACGCAGAGGCTCAAGGGCGACTCGCTCACGGTCACGCTCAATGACGCGCCGCCGGACGCCACCGCCAAGCTGCCCGGCTACCCCGAGCCGCAGCCCGACTACCTGGTCATCCACCAGCAGGACCTCCAGGCCGTGGTGAACGCGATGTGGCAGGGCGGGGCCAAGGGGATCAAGGTGATGGACCAGCGGCTGATCTCCACCAGTGCCGTGCGCTGCGTGGGCAACACCCTGATTCTCCAGGGCCGCGTCTACTCACCGCCGTACAAGATCACGGCGGTCGGTGACCCGGACAAGCTGCAGAAGGCGCTCGCGGCCTCCCCGGCGATCCAGAACTACATGGTCTACGTCAATGTCTACGGGCTCGGCTGGAAGGTCGAGGAGAACGGACCGGTGACTCTGCCGGGCTACTCGGGCACAGTGGATCTGCATTACGCGAAGCCTGTGGAGCAGTAG
- a CDS encoding class E sortase — translation MRVIVRTVSELCITVGSLIVLFVVYVLFWTGVKADGVMDDQIKLLRKEWSRPRPPAGGSPVGPAKPAPYAKGRPFAIMYIPRLGFTWNKPVLEGTATGTLKKGLGHYGETAQLGQRGNFAVAGHRRTYGDPFKDFPELRRGDAVVLTDGVTWFTYRIDKGPYKTVPSDIEVIDPVPRTSGYTRSGRYLTLTTCEPEWGHSHRLIVWAHLDSTQPVEAGKPEALRR, via the coding sequence GTGCGCGTGATCGTCAGGACCGTCAGCGAGCTGTGTATCACCGTCGGCAGCCTGATCGTGCTGTTCGTCGTCTATGTGCTGTTCTGGACCGGTGTGAAGGCCGACGGTGTCATGGACGACCAGATCAAGCTGCTCCGGAAGGAGTGGTCCAGGCCTCGTCCGCCGGCCGGTGGCTCCCCTGTGGGGCCCGCGAAGCCCGCGCCCTACGCCAAGGGCAGGCCTTTCGCGATCATGTACATCCCGCGGCTTGGTTTCACGTGGAACAAGCCCGTGCTCGAAGGCACCGCCACCGGCACGCTGAAGAAGGGCCTCGGCCACTACGGCGAGACCGCTCAGCTCGGGCAGAGGGGGAACTTCGCGGTCGCCGGCCATCGCCGCACCTATGGGGATCCGTTCAAGGACTTCCCCGAGCTCAGGCGGGGTGACGCGGTGGTGCTGACGGACGGCGTGACCTGGTTCACGTATCGGATCGACAAAGGACCGTACAAAACAGTGCCCTCGGACATCGAGGTGATCGACCCTGTCCCACGTACATCCGGGTATACGCGTTCGGGCCGTTATCTGACGCTGACCACGTGCGAACCGGAGTGGGGACACAGTCACCGTCTGATCGTCTGGGCGCACCTGGACTCCACCCAGCCCGTGGAGGCCGGGAAACCGGAGGCGCTGCGCCGTTAG
- a CDS encoding aminodeoxychorismate/anthranilate synthase component II → MSARILVVDNYDSFVFNLVQYLYQLGAECEVLRNDEVSTAHAQDGFDGVLLSPGPGTPEQAGVCVDMVRHCAGTGVPVFGVCLGMQSMQVAYGGVVDRAPELLHGKTSLVEHGGGGVFAGLPSPFTATRYHSLAAEPATVPAELEVTARTHDGIVMGLRHRELPVEGVQFHPESVLTEHGHRMLANWLVECGDQGAVARSAGLAPVVGRASA, encoded by the coding sequence GTGAGCGCGCGCATTCTCGTCGTCGACAACTACGACAGCTTTGTCTTCAATCTGGTCCAGTACCTCTATCAGCTCGGTGCCGAGTGTGAGGTTCTGCGCAACGACGAGGTGTCGACGGCGCATGCCCAGGACGGTTTCGACGGGGTTCTGCTCTCTCCGGGGCCCGGTACGCCCGAGCAGGCCGGTGTGTGCGTCGACATGGTCCGGCACTGTGCCGGTACGGGTGTCCCGGTCTTCGGTGTCTGTCTCGGCATGCAGTCGATGCAGGTGGCGTACGGCGGTGTGGTGGATCGTGCGCCCGAGCTGCTGCACGGCAAGACCTCGCTGGTCGAGCACGGCGGTGGTGGTGTCTTCGCGGGCCTGCCCTCCCCGTTCACGGCGACGCGTTACCACTCGCTGGCGGCGGAGCCCGCCACGGTTCCGGCGGAGCTGGAGGTCACCGCGCGCACGCACGACGGCATCGTGATGGGCCTGAGGCACCGCGAACTTCCGGTGGAGGGTGTGCAGTTCCACCCGGAGTCGGTGCTGACCGAGCACGGGCACCGGATGCTGGCCAACTGGCTGGTGGAGTGCGGCGACCAGGGTGCGGTGGCGAGGTCGGCCGGGCTCGCCCCGGTGGTGGGCAGGGCCTCGGCGTGA
- a CDS encoding class E sortase — MTALRPERESDTSYGQQSYGARGAFEEWSGGETYGVSPQSQSQQPYASYQPVPEEAYLPPADEETVALRIPDPPPGSGDSASGSAGSSASRQGAPTHGGRAARRKAAKRRHGRHGGGSETPSAAHAGRGTGTGGTSRAPLSRVEARRQARARKPGAAVVASRAIGEVFITTGVLMLLFVTYQLWWTNVRAHAQAGREASSLQNDWASGKRNPGAFEPGQGFAILHIPKLDVAVPIAEGTSSKGVLDRGMVGHYAEGALKTAMPGDKSGNFGLAGHRNTHGEPFRYINKLAPGDPIVVETQGEYFVYKMASILPVTSPSNTSVLNPVPTGSGFTKPGRYITLTTCTPEFTSKYRMIVWGKMVEERPRSKGKPDALVS; from the coding sequence GTGACCGCCCTGCGCCCCGAGCGCGAGTCCGACACCTCGTACGGGCAGCAGTCGTACGGGGCGCGGGGTGCGTTCGAGGAGTGGTCGGGCGGGGAGACGTACGGTGTGTCCCCGCAGTCGCAGTCGCAGCAGCCGTACGCGTCGTATCAACCCGTTCCGGAGGAGGCGTATCTGCCGCCTGCCGACGAGGAGACGGTGGCGTTGCGGATACCGGATCCGCCGCCGGGGTCCGGCGACTCCGCATCGGGTTCTGCGGGCTCTTCCGCCTCGCGGCAGGGTGCACCCACCCATGGAGGGCGCGCGGCCCGCAGGAAGGCCGCCAAGCGCCGTCATGGACGTCATGGTGGCGGGTCGGAGACCCCGTCGGCTGCTCATGCCGGGCGGGGCACCGGTACAGGGGGTACGTCGCGGGCGCCGTTGTCGCGGGTCGAGGCGCGGCGGCAGGCGCGGGCGCGCAAGCCCGGGGCGGCGGTCGTGGCGAGCCGGGCGATCGGAGAGGTGTTCATCACCACCGGCGTGCTGATGCTGTTGTTCGTCACGTACCAGTTGTGGTGGACGAACGTCCGGGCGCATGCCCAGGCCGGCCGGGAGGCGAGCAGTCTTCAGAACGACTGGGCGAGCGGCAAGCGCAATCCCGGGGCGTTCGAACCGGGGCAGGGGTTCGCGATCCTGCACATTCCGAAGCTGGACGTGGCGGTTCCGATCGCGGAGGGCACCAGCAGCAAGGGCGTGCTGGACCGGGGCATGGTCGGTCATTACGCCGAGGGTGCGCTGAAGACGGCGATGCCCGGCGACAAGAGCGGGAACTTCGGGCTCGCGGGTCACCGCAACACGCACGGAGAACCGTTCCGGTACATCAACAAGCTTGCTCCGGGCGACCCGATCGTCGTGGAGACGCAGGGGGAGTACTTCGTCTACAAGATGGCGTCGATCCTGCCGGTGACGTCGCCGAGCAATACGAGCGTGCTCAATCCGGTGCCCACGGGTTCCGGGTTCACCAAGCCCGGCCGCTACATCACGCTGACCACGTGCACGCCGGAGTTCACCAGCAAGTACCGGATGATCGTCTGGGGCAAGATGGTCGAGGAACGGCCGCGCAGCAAGGGCAAGCCGGATGCGCTCGTCAGTTAA
- a CDS encoding class E sortase, with product MAATTDTDHEKYTGGGSRPPAARRRPGPIAMAVSFFGELLITAGLVLGLFVAYSLWWTNVVADRAAGKQADKVREDWAHGRGGPGALDTKNGIGFLHVPAMSGSEVLVEKGTSNKILNDGVAGYYTDPVKATLPMSGKDGNFSLAAHRDGHGAKFHNIDKIKKGDPIVFETKDKWFVYKVYGILPETSKFNVKVLSKVPEESGRKKPGRYITLTTCTPVYTSTYRYVVWGELERVEKVDEDRTPPKELG from the coding sequence GTGGCAGCGACCACCGACACCGACCACGAGAAGTACACCGGCGGGGGGTCCCGGCCGCCTGCGGCACGTCGCAGGCCCGGCCCGATCGCCATGGCGGTCAGTTTCTTCGGGGAACTCCTCATCACCGCGGGCCTGGTCCTCGGGCTGTTCGTCGCCTACTCGTTGTGGTGGACGAACGTGGTCGCCGACCGTGCGGCCGGCAAGCAGGCCGACAAGGTCCGTGAGGACTGGGCGCACGGCCGGGGCGGCCCCGGTGCGCTGGACACCAAGAACGGCATCGGTTTCCTGCACGTGCCCGCGATGAGTGGCAGCGAGGTCCTGGTCGAGAAGGGCACGTCGAACAAGATCCTCAACGACGGTGTGGCCGGCTACTACACCGACCCCGTCAAGGCGACCCTGCCGATGTCGGGCAAGGACGGCAACTTCTCCCTCGCCGCCCACCGCGACGGCCACGGGGCGAAGTTCCACAACATCGACAAGATCAAGAAGGGCGACCCGATCGTCTTCGAGACGAAGGACAAGTGGTTCGTCTACAAGGTCTACGGCATCCTCCCCGAGACCTCGAAGTTCAACGTCAAGGTCCTCTCCAAGGTCCCGGAGGAGTCCGGCAGGAAGAAGCCGGGCCGCTACATCACCCTGACGACCTGCACGCCGGTGTACACGAGCACGTACCGGTATGTCGTGTGGGGCGAGCTGGAGCGGGTGGAGAAGGTGGACGAGGATCGGACACCGCCGAAGGAACTGGGCTGA
- a CDS encoding restriction endonuclease → MINETALLESPTLRGSVLDRTDVLDKVKALSLLPDGMHVTTAMVASYFDVGLEAIKSLVKDHRTELEASGYRLLTGEELRSFKNLSGIQSRTRSLALFPRRAVLNIAMLLRDSEVARQVRVYLLDTEYLARTQPVENPAPMDAASLDARIDQRITHVLGTTVVPMFNALIETSSEHRRELIALRAGIQRIEKRLRQHHARLQRLESPRENRPFAGVMAAMDAMIGREFEEHVAELLRRDGCTDVIVQGGGRDRGIDITALTADGRRLVVQCKRFAPHLSITSPEVQKFLGAAKVLHDSEVALFVATCAFTRDALNIARESGITAVHRGLLEEWSGGTPLSALE, encoded by the coding sequence GTGATCAACGAAACGGCCTTGCTGGAATCGCCGACCCTGCGCGGCAGCGTGCTCGACCGCACCGACGTACTCGACAAGGTCAAGGCACTGTCCCTGCTGCCGGACGGGATGCATGTGACGACCGCGATGGTGGCGTCGTACTTCGACGTTGGTCTCGAAGCCATCAAGTCGCTCGTCAAGGACCACCGAACCGAGCTGGAGGCCAGCGGCTACCGACTGCTGACCGGCGAGGAACTGAGGTCCTTCAAGAACCTCAGTGGAATCCAGTCACGCACCCGATCCCTGGCCCTCTTCCCCCGGCGCGCCGTCCTCAACATCGCCATGCTGCTCCGAGACAGCGAAGTCGCACGTCAGGTGCGTGTGTACCTCCTCGACACGGAGTACCTGGCACGCACACAGCCTGTGGAAAACCCTGCCCCGATGGACGCCGCCTCCCTCGACGCCCGCATCGACCAGCGCATCACCCACGTCCTGGGGACAACCGTCGTCCCCATGTTCAACGCCCTGATCGAAACCTCGAGCGAGCACCGGCGAGAGCTCATCGCCCTCCGGGCAGGCATCCAGCGCATCGAGAAGCGGCTCCGGCAACACCACGCCCGGCTACAGCGACTGGAAAGCCCCCGGGAGAACCGCCCCTTCGCCGGAGTGATGGCCGCGATGGACGCCATGATCGGGCGCGAGTTCGAAGAACACGTCGCCGAGTTGCTCCGCCGCGACGGCTGCACCGACGTGATCGTGCAAGGCGGCGGAAGGGACCGGGGCATCGACATCACCGCGCTCACGGCCGACGGCCGGCGCCTCGTCGTCCAGTGCAAGAGGTTCGCTCCCCACCTCTCCATCACCAGCCCCGAAGTCCAGAAGTTCCTCGGCGCCGCCAAGGTCCTGCACGACTCCGAGGTGGCCCTGTTCGTGGCGACATGCGCCTTCACCCGCGACGCCCTCAACATCGCCAGGGAAAGCGGCATCACCGCCGTCCACCGCGGGCTGCTCGAGGAATGGAGCGGCGGGACGCCCCTGAGCGCCCTGGAGTAG
- the pknB gene encoding Stk1 family PASTA domain-containing Ser/Thr kinase → MEEPRRLGGRYELGQVLGRGGMAEVYLAHDTRLGRTVAVKTLRADLARDPSFQARFRREAQSAASLNHPAIVAVYDTGEDYIDNVSIPYIVMEYVDGSTLRELLHSGRKLLPERAMEMTIGILQALEYSHRAGIVHRDIKPANVMLTRNGQVKVMDFGIARAMGDSGMTMTQTSAVIGTAQYLSPEQAKGEQVDARSDLYSTGCLLYELLTVRPPFVGDSPVAVAYQHVREEPQSPSVFDPEITPEMDAIVLKALVKDPDYRYQSADEMRADIEACLDGQPVAATAALGAVGYGGYPDDQPTTALRADSGAGATSMLPPMNPDDGGYGYDDRPDRRRGQQRKSNTSTILLVVAGILVLVGAILIGRWAFSGDGGASNDTLPAPTFVGEKLADAQQLAKNSDLKLSTTKKPCDDQIKGNICKQNPEPGVEVNKGDTISLVVSTGAPKVTVPDVTGLTYEKAAAQLDDKGFKVEQKTEESDRTPGVVTDQDPKGDTEQEKGSTITLTVAKEAEKSTVPDVLGQSCDAAKQQMQASELVGNCTEVETDDDNQVGKVIQTTPQAGTSVDPNSSVNIQIGKKKQQQKVKVPQVVGQTVGQAKQTLAQQGFTNIQFAGGSDQSDNALVAGQNPGPNQEVDDPAATTITLQTVGVGGGNNNGGNGNGGIFGGLSGSNKDD, encoded by the coding sequence ATGGAAGAGCCGCGTCGCCTCGGCGGCCGGTACGAACTGGGCCAGGTGCTCGGGCGTGGTGGCATGGCGGAGGTCTACCTCGCGCATGACACCCGCCTCGGCCGCACCGTGGCGGTGAAGACGCTGCGCGCGGATCTCGCGCGTGACCCTTCCTTCCAGGCCCGGTTCCGCCGGGAGGCCCAGTCGGCCGCCTCGCTCAACCATCCCGCGATCGTCGCGGTCTACGACACGGGCGAGGACTACATCGACAACGTGTCGATCCCGTACATCGTCATGGAGTACGTGGACGGCTCGACACTGCGTGAACTGCTGCACTCCGGCCGCAAGCTCCTGCCGGAGCGTGCCATGGAGATGACCATCGGCATCCTCCAGGCCCTCGAGTACTCCCACCGCGCCGGCATCGTCCACCGCGACATCAAGCCCGCGAACGTCATGCTGACCCGCAACGGCCAGGTCAAGGTCATGGACTTCGGCATCGCCCGCGCCATGGGCGACTCCGGCATGACCATGACCCAGACCTCCGCGGTCATCGGCACCGCCCAGTACCTCTCACCGGAGCAGGCCAAGGGCGAGCAGGTCGACGCCCGGTCCGACCTGTACTCCACCGGCTGTCTGCTCTACGAGCTGCTCACCGTCCGCCCGCCGTTCGTCGGCGACTCCCCGGTGGCCGTGGCCTACCAGCACGTCCGCGAGGAACCGCAGTCCCCGAGCGTCTTCGACCCCGAGATCACGCCCGAGATGGACGCGATCGTGCTGAAGGCCCTCGTCAAGGACCCGGACTACCGCTACCAGTCCGCCGACGAGATGCGCGCCGACATCGAGGCCTGCCTCGACGGCCAGCCCGTCGCCGCCACCGCCGCCCTGGGCGCCGTCGGCTACGGCGGCTACCCCGACGACCAGCCGACGACGGCCCTGCGCGCCGACTCCGGCGCCGGCGCCACCTCCATGCTGCCCCCGATGAACCCGGACGACGGCGGCTACGGCTACGACGACCGCCCCGACCGGCGCCGCGGCCAGCAGCGCAAGTCCAACACCTCCACGATCCTGCTCGTCGTCGCGGGCATCCTCGTCCTCGTCGGAGCGATCCTGATCGGACGATGGGCGTTCAGCGGCGACGGAGGCGCGAGCAACGACACGCTCCCGGCGCCCACCTTCGTCGGCGAGAAGCTGGCCGACGCCCAGCAACTGGCGAAGAACAGCGATCTCAAGCTGAGCACCACCAAAAAGCCCTGCGACGACCAGATCAAGGGCAACATCTGCAAGCAGAACCCGGAGCCCGGGGTCGAGGTCAACAAGGGCGACACCATCTCCCTGGTCGTGTCGACCGGCGCGCCCAAGGTGACCGTGCCGGACGTCACGGGCCTGACCTACGAGAAGGCCGCGGCCCAACTCGACGACAAGGGCTTCAAGGTCGAGCAGAAGACCGAGGAGTCCGACCGCACCCCCGGCGTGGTCACCGACCAGGACCCCAAGGGCGACACGGAGCAGGAGAAGGGCTCCACGATCACCCTGACCGTCGCCAAGGAGGCGGAGAAGTCCACCGTCCCGGACGTGCTCGGCCAGAGCTGTGACGCCGCCAAGCAGCAGATGCAGGCCAGCGAACTGGTCGGCAACTGCACCGAGGTGGAGACCGACGACGACAACCAGGTCGGCAAGGTCATCCAGACCACCCCGCAGGCCGGCACGTCGGTCGACCCCAACTCGTCGGTCAACATCCAGATCGGCAAGAAGAAGCAGCAGCAGAAGGTCAAGGTCCCGCAGGTCGTCGGCCAGACCGTCGGCCAGGCCAAGCAGACCCTCGCGCAGCAGGGCTTCACCAACATCCAGTTCGCGGGCGGCAGCGACCAGAGCGACAACGCCCTCGTCGCCGGCCAGAACCCGGGTCCGAACCAGGAGGTCGACGACCCGGCGGCCACGACGATCACCCTCCAGACCGTGGGTGTCGGAGGCGGCAACAACAACGGCGGCAACGGCAACGGCGGCATCTTCGGCGGCCTCAGCGGCAGCAACAAGGACGACTGA
- a CDS encoding penicillin-binding transpeptidase domain-containing protein: MNKPLRRIAIFCGLLVLALLIRDNWIQYVQADELRTDKNNRRVTIERYASPRGDIIVDGKPITGSAESPGSDFKFKRTYKDGPMWAPVTGYASQAFGATQLENLEDGILTGNDDRLFFRNTLDMLTGKKQQGGNVVTTLNTAAQKAAYNGLEKQGGKGAVVALEPSTGKILALASYPSYDPSSFAGNSTTTDSKAWQKLQKKNNPDDPMLNRALRETYPPGSTFKVVTAAAALEDGLYTSADAKTDSPDPWTMTGTNTKLPNEGNIPCKNATLRVALQYSCNTVFGKIGADLGNDKMLDMTKKFGFDEEQFTPVRANASVFSDDMNPSQTALSSIGQYNTAATPLQMAMVASAVANDGKLMKPYMVDELQSSGVDPIEKTDPEELSQPLSAENAQILQSMMETVVDKGTGSNAKIGGVTVGGKTGTAQHGVDNSENPYAWFISYAKGEDGSSPVAVAVVVEDDNAVRDDISGGGLAAPIARNVMEAVIESKK; the protein is encoded by the coding sequence ATGAACAAGCCCCTGCGCCGGATCGCGATCTTCTGCGGCCTGCTCGTACTGGCCCTGCTGATCCGTGACAACTGGATCCAGTACGTCCAGGCCGACGAACTGCGCACCGACAAGAACAACCGCCGCGTCACCATCGAGCGCTACGCCTCACCCCGCGGCGACATCATCGTCGACGGCAAGCCGATCACCGGCTCCGCCGAGTCACCGGGCAGCGACTTCAAGTTCAAGCGCACCTACAAGGACGGCCCCATGTGGGCCCCGGTCACCGGCTACGCCTCACAGGCCTTCGGCGCCACACAGCTGGAGAACCTCGAGGACGGCATCCTCACCGGCAACGACGACCGGCTGTTCTTCCGCAACACCCTCGACATGCTCACCGGCAAGAAGCAGCAGGGCGGCAACGTCGTCACCACCCTGAACACCGCCGCCCAGAAGGCCGCTTACAACGGCCTGGAGAAGCAGGGCGGCAAGGGCGCCGTCGTCGCCCTGGAGCCCTCCACGGGCAAGATCCTGGCACTGGCCTCCTACCCGTCGTACGACCCGTCGTCCTTCGCCGGGAACTCCACCACGACGGACAGCAAGGCCTGGCAGAAGCTGCAGAAGAAGAACAACCCGGACGACCCCATGCTCAACCGGGCGCTGCGCGAGACCTACCCGCCCGGCTCCACCTTCAAGGTGGTCACCGCGGCTGCGGCCCTCGAGGACGGGCTCTACACGTCCGCCGACGCCAAGACGGACTCCCCGGACCCGTGGACCATGACGGGCACCAACACCAAGCTGCCCAACGAAGGCAACATCCCCTGCAAGAACGCGACACTGCGGGTGGCCCTCCAGTACTCCTGCAACACCGTCTTCGGCAAGATCGGCGCCGACCTCGGCAACGACAAGATGCTGGACATGACCAAGAAGTTCGGCTTCGACGAGGAGCAGTTCACGCCCGTCCGCGCCAACGCCTCGGTCTTCTCCGACGACATGAACCCCTCGCAGACCGCCCTGTCGTCCATCGGCCAGTACAACACCGCCGCGACCCCGCTGCAGATGGCCATGGTCGCCTCCGCCGTCGCCAACGACGGCAAGCTCATGAAGCCCTACATGGTGGACGAGCTCCAGTCGTCCGGCGTCGACCCGATCGAGAAGACCGACCCCGAGGAGCTGAGCCAGCCGCTGTCGGCGGAGAACGCCCAGATCCTCCAGTCGATGATGGAGACGGTCGTCGACAAGGGCACCGGCTCCAACGCCAAGATCGGCGGCGTCACGGTGGGCGGCAAGACCGGTACCGCCCAGCACGGCGTCGACAACAGCGAGAACCCCTACGCGTGGTTCATCTCATACGCCAAGGGCGAGGACGGCAGCTCGCCGGTCGCCGTGGCGGTCGTCGTCGAGGACGACAACGCCGTCCGTGACGACATCTCCGGTGGCGGCCTCGCGGCCCCGATCGCGAGGAACGTGATGGAGGCGGTCATCGAAAGCAAGAAGTGA
- a CDS encoding FtsW/RodA/SpoVE family cell cycle protein codes for MSGTNTSHSPTNHTSTIGAIGAPSRRNTELALLVFAVVIPVFAYANVGLALHDSVPPGLLSYGLGLGLLAGVGHLVVRKFAPYADPLMLPLATLLNGLGLVVIWRLDQSEKLNNYADAAPRQLLYSAMGVALLAVVLVFLKDHRVLQRYTYISMAGALFLLILPLVPGLGANIYGAKIWIKIPGLGTLQPGEFAKIVLAVFFAGYLMVKRDALALASRRFMGLYLPRGRDLGPILVVWVISILILVFETDLGTSLLFFGMFVIMLYVATERTSWIVFGLLMSAVGAVGVASFEPHIQTRVQAWLDPAREFKLSRSGIQDGIVHSEQAMQALWAFGSGGTLGTGLGQGNSDLIGFAANSDFILATFGEELGLAGVMAIMLLYGLIVERGVRTALAARDPFGKLLAIGLSGAFALQVFVVAGGVMGLIPLTGMTLPFVAYGGSSVIANWALIGILLRISDTARRPAPAPAANPDAEMTQVVRPS; via the coding sequence ATGAGCGGTACGAATACGTCGCACTCGCCGACGAACCACACGTCCACGATCGGCGCCATCGGCGCGCCGAGCCGGCGCAACACCGAGCTCGCGCTGCTGGTGTTCGCCGTCGTCATCCCGGTGTTCGCCTACGCCAACGTCGGCCTGGCGCTTCACGACTCGGTGCCGCCGGGCCTGCTGAGCTACGGGCTCGGACTCGGCCTGCTCGCGGGCGTCGGGCATCTCGTCGTCCGGAAGTTCGCGCCGTACGCCGACCCCCTGATGCTGCCGCTGGCCACCCTGCTCAACGGGCTCGGTCTGGTGGTCATCTGGCGCCTGGACCAGTCCGAGAAACTGAACAACTACGCCGACGCCGCACCGCGGCAGCTGCTGTACTCGGCGATGGGCGTCGCCCTGCTGGCGGTCGTGCTGGTCTTCCTCAAGGACCACCGCGTCCTGCAGCGCTACACGTACATCTCCATGGCCGGCGCGCTGTTCCTGCTGATCCTGCCGCTCGTGCCCGGACTCGGCGCGAACATCTACGGCGCCAAGATCTGGATCAAGATCCCCGGCCTCGGCACGCTCCAGCCCGGTGAGTTCGCGAAGATCGTCCTCGCGGTGTTCTTCGCCGGCTACCTCATGGTCAAAAGAGACGCCCTGGCCCTCGCCAGCCGCCGCTTCATGGGCCTGTACCTGCCGCGCGGCCGCGACCTCGGACCCATCCTCGTCGTCTGGGTCATCTCGATCCTCATCCTGGTCTTCGAGACCGACCTCGGTACGTCCCTGCTGTTCTTCGGGATGTTCGTCATCATGCTGTACGTCGCCACCGAGCGGACCAGCTGGATCGTCTTCGGTCTGCTGATGTCCGCGGTCGGCGCCGTCGGCGTGGCGAGCTTCGAACCGCACATCCAGACGCGAGTCCAGGCCTGGCTCGACCCGGCGCGCGAGTTCAAACTCTCCCGCTCAGGCATCCAGGACGGCATCGTCCACTCCGAGCAGGCCATGCAGGCCCTGTGGGCCTTCGGCTCCGGCGGCACCCTCGGCACCGGCCTCGGACAGGGCAACTCCGACCTCATCGGCTTCGCCGCCAACTCCGACTTCATCCTCGCCACCTTCGGCGAGGAACTCGGCCTGGCCGGCGTCATGGCGATCATGCTGCTCTACGGCCTGATCGTCGAACGGGGCGTGCGCACCGCCCTCGCGGCCCGCGACCCGTTCGGCAAGCTGCTGGCCATCGGCCTGTCCGGCGCCTTCGCCCTCCAGGTCTTCGTCGTGGCCGGCGGCGTGATGGGCCTCATCCCGCTGACCGGTATGACACTGCCGTTCGTGGCGTACGGCGGCTCCTCCGTGATCGCCAACTGGGCGCTCATCGGCATCCTGCTGAGGATCAGCGACACGGCCCGCCGCCCGGCCCCCGCCCCCGCCGCCAACCCCGACGCCGAGATGACCCAGGTGGTCCGCCCGTCATGA